One segment of Carya illinoinensis cultivar Pawnee chromosome 13, C.illinoinensisPawnee_v1, whole genome shotgun sequence DNA contains the following:
- the LOC122291506 gene encoding tropinone reductase homolog At5g06060-like, producing the protein MAETDRWSLQGKTALVTGGTKGIGYAIVEELAGLGATVYTCSRNEADLNGCLSDWEKKGFRVAGSVCDLSSRTQREELMNKVSDQFKAKLDLLVNNVGTNLPKPTVEYTAEDFAFTVSTNLESAFHVCQLAYPLLKASGAGSVVFISSAAGVVSAQSGSIYEATKGAINQLTRSLACEWAKDNIRTNCVAPWWIKTPLLEFVFSNEQIMEALASRTPLRRPGEPKEVSSLVAFLCLPASSYITGQTISVDGGMTVCGF; encoded by the exons ATGGCAGAGACTGATAGATGGTCTCTTCAGGGAAAGACCGCTCTTGTTACTGGTGGAACTAAAGGAATTGG GTATGCTATTGTGGAGGAATTGGCAGGCTTGGGGGCTACTGTATATACATGCTCCCGAAATGAAGCTGATCTTAATGGATGCTTAAGCGATTGGGAAAAGAAGGGTTTCCGCGTCGCCGGTTCAGTCTGTGACCTTTCGTCTCGAACCCAACGAGAGGAGCTCATGAACAAAGTTTCCGATCAATTTAAAGCCAAACTCGATCTCCTT GTAAACAACGTGGGAACCAACCTTCCGAAACCAACAGTAGAGTACACAGCTGAAGATTTCGCTTTCACCGTGAGTACCAATCTTGAATCTGCTTTCCACGTGTGCCAACTTGCATATCCTCTTCTGAAAGCATCAGGGGCAGGAAGCGTGGTTTTCATTTCTTCTGCTGCTGGAGTGGTGTCTGCACAAAGTGGCTCTATTTATGAAGCAACTAAAG GAGCAATAAACCAACTTACTAGAAGTTTGGCATGCGAGTGGGCAAAAGACAACATTAGGACTAACTGCGTTGCGCCTTGGTGGATCAAAACTCCCCTCCTTGAATTT GTGTTTTCTAATGAACAGATTATGGAAGCTTTAGCTTCACGAACTCCTCTCAGACGGCCCGGCGAGCCAAAGGAGGTTTCATCATTGGTGGCATTCCTTTGCCTGCCCGCATCCTCTTACATAACTGGACAGACTATTTCTGTTGATGGAGGGATGACCGTGTGTGGCTTCTAA
- the LOC122290815 gene encoding transcriptional regulator TAC1-like, with protein sequence MESDHPTGSTPENLDQAATSDIHDQGASQGRSYDCTFCKRGFSNAQALGGHMNIHRKEKAKLKRLVNESQPSSNIPRVTPSYSPIPRNSSWPLEAKPGDGRSPTKWPWLNPSQQYGDHFRTRYETRVGDVVQQLPLFVETPMSDKDQRSCSQFDHGKTDEGLSSPSTRRESSGSEIDLELRLGAPEPDHDQDPYSTATGTKKFF encoded by the coding sequence ATGGAGTCGGACCATCCAACCGGATCGACCCCAGAAAACCTGGACCAGGCCGCAACCTCAGATATTCATGACCAAGGTGCAAGCCAGGGCAGGTCCTATGACTGCACCTTCTGCAAGAGAGGCTTCTCAAATGCACAAGCCTTAGGAGGACACATGAATATCcacagaaaagaaaaggctaAACTGAAGCGATTAGTGAATGAAAGTCAACCGTCTTCGAACATCCCAAGGGTCACTCCCTCGTATTCTCCAATACCTAGGAATTCTTCATGGCCATTGGAAGCCAAGCCTGGAGACGGAAGAAGTCCCACCAAATGGCCTTGGCTTAATCCCAGCCAACAATATGGTGATCATTTTCGTACGAGGTATGAAACCCGTGTTGGTGACGTCGTCCAGCAACTTCCACTGTTTGTTGAAACACCAATGTCGGACAAGGATCAAAGGTCATGTAGCCAATTTGATCATGGGAAAACTGACGAGGGTTTGTCATCGCCATCCACCCGCCGTGAGTCGTCAGGTTCGGAGATAGACCTTGAGCTCAGACTGGGGGCACCTGAGCCTGATCATGATCAGGATCCATATTCAACAGCAACGGGTACTAAAAAGTTCTTCTGA